A region from the Sulfitobacter sp. D7 genome encodes:
- a CDS encoding glycine C-acetyltransferase, whose amino-acid sequence MTQAFLSHVTDTLAEIDAEGMMKRERLITTPQGGEIAVGDRGVINLCANNYLGLADHPELIATAKEAMDEKGFGMASVRFICGTQDIHRELEQKLAGFLGHDDSILFAACFDANGGLFEPLLGPEDAVISDALNHASIIDGIRLCKAKRYRYANSDMADLEAKLKQAREDGARFIMIATDGVFSMDGYLANLPEITALAEKYEALVMVDDCHSTGFMGPKGAGTPAHHGVKVDIVTGTLGKALGGAIGGYIAGPQPVIDLLRQRARPYLFSNSLPSSIVRAGIRALELVEDGDDLRARLFENTKYWRAGLEKLGFDLLPGEHPIVPVMLGEAQLAQDMAARLFEEGVYVSGFFFPVVPRGQARIRTQMNAALTREQLDRALTAFEVAGKACGVIE is encoded by the coding sequence ATGACCCAAGCATTTCTATCCCATGTCACCGACACCCTAGCCGAGATCGACGCCGAGGGCATGATGAAGCGCGAGCGGCTCATCACCACCCCGCAGGGCGGGGAGATCGCGGTGGGTGACCGCGGGGTCATCAACCTCTGCGCCAACAACTATCTCGGCCTCGCCGATCATCCCGAGTTGATCGCCACCGCCAAAGAGGCGATGGACGAGAAAGGATTCGGCATGGCCTCGGTCCGCTTTATCTGCGGCACGCAGGACATCCACCGCGAGTTGGAGCAGAAGCTGGCGGGCTTTCTCGGGCATGACGATTCGATCCTCTTCGCCGCCTGTTTCGACGCCAACGGCGGGCTGTTCGAGCCGCTGCTGGGGCCGGAGGACGCGGTGATTTCAGACGCGCTGAACCATGCCTCGATCATCGACGGCATTCGTCTGTGCAAGGCGAAACGCTACCGCTATGCCAACAGCGACATGGCGGATCTTGAGGCCAAGCTGAAGCAGGCCCGCGAGGATGGCGCGCGGTTCATCATGATCGCGACCGACGGGGTCTTCTCCATGGACGGCTATCTGGCGAACCTGCCCGAGATCACCGCACTGGCCGAGAAATATGAGGCGCTGGTGATGGTCGATGACTGCCATTCCACCGGCTTCATGGGGCCGAAGGGTGCAGGCACGCCCGCGCATCACGGGGTCAAGGTCGACATCGTGACCGGCACGCTGGGCAAGGCGCTTGGTGGGGCCATCGGCGGCTATATCGCAGGGCCGCAGCCGGTGATCGACCTACTGCGCCAGCGCGCGCGGCCCTATCTGTTTTCCAACTCCCTGCCGTCGTCGATCGTGCGTGCCGGCATCCGGGCGCTGGAACTGGTCGAAGACGGCGATGATCTGCGTGCACGCCTTTTCGAGAATACGAAATACTGGCGCGCGGGGCTGGAGAAGTTGGGCTTTGACCTGCTGCCCGGTGAACACCCCATCGTGCCCGTCATGCTGGGCGAGGCGCAGTTGGCGCAGGACATGGCCGCACGGCTTTTCGAGGAGGGGGTCTATGTCTCGGGCTTCTTCTTCCCGGTGGTGCCGCGCGGTCAGGCGCGCATCCGCACGCAGATGAACGCGGCACTGACCCGCGAGCAACTTGACCGCGCGTTGACGGCATTCGAAGTCGCGGGCAAAGCCTGTGGGGTGATCGAATGA
- the tdh gene encoding L-threonine 3-dehydrogenase → MTTNEMKALAKLHPREGLWMTHAPVPEIGPEDVLIKINKTGICGTDIHIWNWDDWAAGTVPVGLITGHEFAGEIVELGRNVEGLEIGQRCSGEGHLIGKQSRQSRAGKFHLDPATRGIGVNEQGAFAQYLRLPAFNVVPLPDEISDDIGAILDPLGNAVHTALSFDLVGEDVLITGAGPIGIMAAAVARHVGARHVVVTDVNPDRLALAEKVADVVTVNVAEEDLADVIPRLKMKQGFDVGLEMSGNQQALDQMVEAMTMGGRIAMLGIPPGKSPVDWSRIVFKAITIKGVYGREIFETWYKMIAMLENGLDVSAIITHRFGVDDFEQGFAAMKSGQSGKVVLDWS, encoded by the coding sequence ATGACCACGAATGAAATGAAAGCGCTGGCCAAGCTGCACCCCCGCGAGGGGCTGTGGATGACCCATGCGCCAGTGCCCGAGATCGGCCCCGAGGACGTGCTGATCAAGATCAACAAGACCGGCATCTGTGGCACCGATATCCACATCTGGAACTGGGACGATTGGGCTGCCGGGACGGTGCCGGTGGGGCTGATCACGGGCCATGAGTTCGCGGGCGAGATCGTCGAGTTGGGCCGCAATGTCGAAGGGCTTGAGATCGGGCAGCGTTGCTCGGGCGAGGGGCATCTGATCGGCAAACAGTCACGCCAAAGCCGTGCGGGGAAGTTCCACCTTGATCCCGCGACGCGGGGCATCGGGGTAAACGAACAGGGGGCCTTTGCGCAATATCTGCGGCTGCCCGCGTTCAATGTGGTGCCGCTGCCCGATGAGATTTCCGACGACATCGGCGCGATCCTCGATCCCTTGGGCAATGCGGTGCACACAGCGTTAAGTTTTGATCTGGTGGGTGAGGATGTGTTGATCACTGGCGCGGGGCCCATCGGCATCATGGCGGCGGCGGTGGCGCGGCATGTCGGCGCGCGGCATGTGGTGGTCACGGATGTGAACCCCGACAGGCTGGCGCTGGCGGAAAAGGTCGCCGACGTGGTGACAGTGAACGTGGCCGAAGAGGATTTGGCCGACGTGATCCCCCGGCTGAAGATGAAACAGGGCTTTGACGTGGGGCTTGAAATGTCGGGCAACCAGCAGGCGCTGGATCAGATGGTTGAGGCCATGACCATGGGCGGGCGCATCGCGATGCTGGGCATCCCGCCGGGGAAATCGCCGGTGGATTGGAGCCGTATCGTTTTCAAGGCGATCACCATCAAAGGCGTCTATGGCCGCGAGATTTTCGAGACCTGGTACAAGATGATCGCCATGTTGGAGAACGGGCTCGATGTCTCCGCCATCATCACCCATCGCTTCGGGGTCGATGATTTCGAGCAGGGCTTTGCCGCGATGAAATCGGGCCAGTCGGGCAAGGTCGTGCTTGACTGGAGCTAA
- the ubiB gene encoding 2-polyprenylphenol 6-hydroxylase: MRGPHNIWRLIRTGATLERAGAMNVVLDAFDASPALRFVARALGLPFKWLGYKGDPTMPPATRALTALGPAYIKFGQVLSTRPDVVGDDLAVQLRVLQDKLPPFDTALARRAVEQELGEPVSAIFSEFSEPVAAASIAQVHHARLAETGEEVAVKVLRPGIEKAFRKDIDAFYLAARMAEIFSPGSRRLRPMEVIEHFDGVVRGELDLRLESSAASEFAANTKDDTGFQLPEIKWNYSGRRVMTLGWADGLPLGDNAALDAAGHDRVALSERVLQLFLQHALRDGYFHADMHQGNLKVAANGDIIAYDFGIMGHIDSYTRRVYAEILYGFIRRDYLRVAKVHFEAGYVPADKDVDEFARALRAVGEPIFGMDATRISMARLLTYLFEVTERFGMETRTELILLQRTMVVVEGVARSLNPHINIWEVASPIVTDYITKSLGPRAIVSDLRDTAMVMARFGPRLPGLVEQALNRQAEEQPERRPRFWRYIAATAVMSGIAGATTIALIGALL; the protein is encoded by the coding sequence ATGCGCGGACCTCACAACATTTGGCGGCTGATCCGCACCGGCGCGACGTTGGAACGCGCGGGCGCGATGAATGTGGTGCTGGATGCTTTCGATGCTTCCCCGGCGCTGCGTTTCGTGGCCCGCGCGCTTGGCCTGCCGTTCAAATGGCTGGGCTACAAAGGCGACCCGACCATGCCGCCCGCCACCCGCGCGCTGACCGCGCTTGGCCCGGCCTACATCAAATTCGGTCAGGTGCTTTCGACCCGGCCCGACGTGGTTGGGGATGATCTGGCTGTGCAACTGCGTGTCTTGCAAGACAAGCTGCCGCCTTTTGACACGGCGCTGGCCCGCAGGGCGGTCGAGCAGGAGTTGGGTGAGCCGGTCAGCGCGATTTTCTCTGAGTTCAGCGAACCCGTCGCCGCGGCCTCTATCGCGCAGGTCCACCATGCACGACTGGCCGAGACCGGCGAAGAGGTCGCCGTCAAAGTCCTGCGCCCCGGCATCGAAAAAGCCTTCCGCAAGGACATCGACGCTTTCTATCTTGCCGCCCGCATGGCCGAAATCTTCTCTCCCGGATCGCGCCGATTGCGCCCGATGGAGGTGATCGAGCATTTCGACGGCGTTGTGCGGGGGGAGTTGGACCTGCGGCTGGAAAGCTCTGCCGCGTCGGAGTTTGCCGCCAACACCAAAGATGACACCGGATTTCAACTGCCTGAGATCAAATGGAATTATTCGGGCCGCCGCGTGATGACGCTGGGCTGGGCCGATGGTCTGCCGCTGGGCGACAACGCCGCGCTGGATGCGGCGGGTCACGACCGGGTAGCGCTGTCGGAACGGGTGCTGCAACTCTTTTTGCAACACGCCCTGCGCGACGGTTATTTCCACGCCGACATGCACCAAGGCAACCTCAAGGTCGCGGCCAATGGCGATATCATCGCCTATGACTTCGGCATCATGGGTCATATCGACAGCTATACCCGCCGCGTCTATGCCGAGATCCTCTATGGCTTTATCCGCCGCGATTACCTGCGCGTGGCCAAGGTGCATTTTGAGGCGGGTTATGTGCCTGCCGACAAGGATGTCGATGAATTCGCCCGCGCCCTGCGCGCGGTGGGCGAGCCGATTTTCGGCATGGATGCCACCCGCATTTCCATGGCGCGGCTGCTGACCTACCTCTTTGAAGTGACTGAGCGTTTCGGCATGGAAACCCGGACCGAGCTGATCTTGCTGCAACGCACGATGGTCGTGGTTGAGGGCGTGGCCCGCTCGCTCAACCCGCATATCAACATCTGGGAAGTCGCGAGCCCGATTGTGACCGATTACATCACCAAGTCGCTAGGGCCGCGCGCGATCGTTTCTGATCTGCGCGACACGGCGATGGTCATGGCCCGCTTTGGTCCGCGTTTGCCGGGGCTGGTCGAACAGGCGCTGAACCGTCAGGCCGAGGAGCAGCCAGAGCGCCGCCCGCGGTTCTGGCGCTACATCGCGGCGACTGCGGTGATGTCCGGCATTGCCGGGGCCACCACAATCGCCCTGATCGGCGCGCTGCTTTAG
- a CDS encoding acetyl-CoA C-acyltransferase family protein — MSDDIVILSGARSAIGTFGGSLAGTPPTKLGSTVAAAAMERAGVSPDQIGHVVFGTVINTEPRDMYLSRVAARDAGVPDEVPAMNVNRLCGSGVQALVSATQSLMLGDADFALAGGAESMSRAPYILPDARWGQKMGDVRSLDMLLGTLNCPFGTGHMGVTAENVADEHTITREEMDAFALQSQERAAAAIAAGHFKDQIVPVDVKVKRDMVPFDTDEHPKATTAEALAGLRPVFQKDGRVTAGNASGINDGAAALVLARAGAAEAAGLTPRARILGYAHAGVRPEVMGIGPVPAVRRLLERTGLKADDFDVIESNEAFASQALAVSKELGFDPAKVNPNGGAIALGHPVGATGAIITVKALYELERIGGKRALITMCIGGGQGIAMAIERIA, encoded by the coding sequence ATGTCAGACGATATCGTCATCCTGAGCGGTGCGCGCAGCGCCATCGGCACTTTCGGCGGCAGCCTTGCCGGCACCCCACCCACCAAGCTTGGCAGCACCGTCGCGGCAGCGGCGATGGAGCGTGCGGGCGTCAGCCCTGACCAGATCGGCCATGTGGTTTTTGGCACCGTCATCAACACCGAGCCGCGCGACATGTACCTCAGCCGCGTCGCCGCGCGCGATGCGGGCGTGCCGGATGAAGTGCCCGCGATGAACGTGAACCGCCTGTGCGGTTCGGGCGTGCAGGCGCTGGTCTCGGCGACCCAAAGCCTGATGCTGGGCGATGCGGATTTCGCCCTTGCTGGCGGAGCCGAGAGCATGTCGCGCGCGCCTTACATTCTGCCCGATGCCCGCTGGGGCCAGAAAATGGGCGATGTCCGCAGCCTCGACATGCTTTTGGGCACGCTGAACTGCCCCTTCGGCACCGGCCACATGGGGGTCACGGCCGAGAATGTCGCGGATGAACATACCATCACCCGCGAGGAGATGGACGCCTTTGCCCTGCAAAGCCAAGAACGCGCAGCGGCGGCCATCGCGGCGGGGCATTTCAAGGATCAGATCGTGCCGGTCGACGTAAAGGTCAAGCGCGACATGGTGCCCTTTGACACCGATGAACACCCCAAGGCCACCACGGCCGAGGCGCTGGCCGGGCTGCGCCCCGTATTCCAGAAGGACGGGCGCGTCACAGCGGGCAATGCCAGCGGTATCAACGACGGTGCCGCGGCGCTGGTGCTGGCCCGCGCCGGGGCAGCCGAGGCCGCCGGGCTCACGCCCCGTGCGCGCATCCTTGGCTACGCCCATGCCGGTGTGCGCCCCGAAGTCATGGGCATCGGCCCGGTTCCCGCTGTCCGCCGCCTGCTGGAGCGCACCGGCCTGAAGGCCGATGATTTCGATGTGATCGAAAGCAACGAGGCCTTCGCCAGCCAAGCGCTGGCGGTGAGCAAGGAGTTGGGATTCGACCCGGCAAAAGTGAACCCCAACGGCGGGGCCATCGCCCTTGGTCACCCGGTCGGCGCGACCGGGGCGATCATCACCGTGAAAGCGCTTTATGAGTTGGAGCGGATTGGCGGCAAGCGCGCGTTGATCACCATGTGCATCGGCGGCGGGCAAGGCATCGCCATGGCCATCGAACGTATTGCCTGA
- a CDS encoding helix-turn-helix domain-containing protein → MTDNTDKILTQLPARLKAARQGQGLSLDAVAKLSGVSRSMVSQIERGESSPTIATLWNLTRALQVDFAGLLDGAPTEAQIEVLRSAAVPTISNLGSGCRIRILSPPEEAGHHEVYELLIAEGGMLDSAPHTRGAREHLSVFEGAVEVTSGMGTEQLQAGDTARYAADVPHAIRATAGPVRAFLVVQDA, encoded by the coding sequence ATGACGGACAACACAGACAAGATCCTGACACAGCTGCCCGCCCGCTTGAAAGCGGCGCGACAGGGGCAGGGGCTTTCGCTTGATGCGGTGGCCAAGCTTTCGGGCGTGTCGCGCTCCATGGTGAGCCAGATCGAGCGCGGCGAATCGAGCCCTACGATCGCCACGCTGTGGAACCTCACGCGCGCCTTGCAGGTGGATTTCGCCGGGCTTTTGGATGGTGCGCCGACAGAGGCTCAGATCGAAGTGCTGCGCAGCGCCGCCGTGCCGACGATCAGCAACCTTGGGTCAGGCTGCCGGATCCGCATCTTGTCCCCGCCCGAAGAGGCCGGGCATCACGAGGTTTACGAACTGCTCATCGCCGAAGGTGGCATGCTCGACAGTGCGCCGCATACCCGCGGCGCGCGCGAGCATCTGAGCGTTTTCGAGGGGGCAGTCGAAGTGACCAGCGGTATGGGGACAGAGCAGTTGCAGGCCGGAGACACGGCCCGCTATGCCGCCGACGTGCCCCATGCGATCCGCGCGACCGCTGGGCCGGTGCGTGCCTTTTTGGTGGTGCAAGATGCCTGA